A section of the Rattus norvegicus strain BN/NHsdMcwi chromosome 15, GRCr8, whole genome shotgun sequence genome encodes:
- the Rnase10 gene encoding inactive ribonuclease-like protein 10 precursor: MKVTLVHLLFMMLLLLLGLGVGLGLGLHMAAAILENQPLDEFWPSDSQDTAEATEEGQGTRTTEALVLDNKEMAVPVWSEDTVLSEDEVGGSRMLRAKTLLQSKQGYLKFDLNIRDCNVMMAHKIKEHNQSCINDYTFIHEDPSTVGAVCNSPLVDCDLKGGKCHKSPRPFDLTLCKLAKPGQVTPNCHYLTYITEKVIIITCNNTKQLEIK; this comes from the coding sequence ATGAAGGTGACACTGGTGCATCTGTTGTTCATGATGTTACTGCTGTTGCTaggactgggggtggggctggggctgggccttCACATGGCTGCTGCCATCCTGGAGAATCAGCCACTGGATGAGTTTTGGCCCAGTGACTCCCAGGACACAGCTGAGGCCACTGAAGAGGGACAGGGCACCAGGACCACAGAAGCCCTGGTACTTGACAACAAAGAAATGGCAGTACCTGTCTGGTCAGAAGATACTGTCCTCAGTGAAGATGAAGTGGGGGGAAGCAGGATGCTGAGAGCCAAGACCCTCCTTCAGAGCAAGCAAGGCTACCTTAAGTTTGACTTGAACATCCGGGACTGTAACGTCATGATGGCCCACAAGATAAAGGAGCACAATCAGAGCTGCATAAACGATTATACATTCATCCATGAGGATCCAAGCACAGTCGGAGCCGTCTGTAACAGTCCCCTGGTTGACTGTGATCTCAAGGGAGGCAAATGTCACAAAAGCCCCCGGCCTTTTGACCTGACATTGTGCAAGTTGGCCAAACCAGGCCAAGTCACTCCCAACTGCCACTATCTGACTTACATAACTGAAAAGGTCATTATCATAACATGCAACAACACGAAACAACTGGAGATTAAATGA